A region of the Microcystis aeruginosa FD4 genome:
TTGTCAGCTCAGAATATGAAGAATGAATTGCGACACAACGAAAGCCTTACTCTTAAAGCGTTTTCAAGTCTGCTCTGGTGCGCCATCATCTTCAAACTTGACAACACCGGTTATTCAACCTTTTCCATCTACTGAATTTAGATAAGTAGGGAGGCACAATTATTTGTAGGATGGGTTAGCGCACTTCGTAACCCATGCGGGTGTTGGGTTTCATGCTTCAACCGTTCGGCAAAAGCTCACGGCCGAAGCCCAACCTACGTTCATCTTATATTTAATTCCACCCACTCACTTAGTCAAAAGCTTCTTACCATCTGTCAGCCCAAAACCCTAGGCTAACTACTGTTTGATTAACGATAACCTATCATGTCTGAGATCTATCGTCTTGCCCAAGGCCATTTAAACCTATTGGAAACCTGTCCACCGAGATTTCAAAAAGTCTATCTAGAGCAACTTAACACACCGGCTGACCCCGGGCAATTGCAGCGGCAAGAATGGGGCAGCCAGTTTCACCTATTATTACAGCAGCGGGAATTAGGGCTGCCGATCGCCTCCCTATTAGGGGAAAATGAACAGTTAGAACATTGTTTAACGGCCCTGTTAAAGGCTGCCCCAGTAATTGCCCAAAATCCGGGAGAAGCCAATCGAGAAGCGGAACATTGTCGCAGTTTAACTGTGGGTAATTATTTATTGACGGTTATCTATGATTTAATTTTACTAGAGAGCGATCGAGCGATAATTTTTGACTGGAAAACCTACTTAAAACCTGTCGATGCCGACAAACTAGCCAAAAATTGGCAGACGAGACTTTATCTGTATGTGTTGGGAGAAACTTCTGCTTATCCTCTTGATAGTTTATCGATGACCTATTGGTTTGTGCAGTTACCCCGCAGCCCCCAACAAGTTACTTTTAACTATAATCAGAAACTACACCAACAGACAGGGCGGGATTTACGCCGTTTATTGAAGGCTCTCGATCGCTATCTATCAGCATACCAACATGATTTAGTCAATTTTCCCCATCGTCCCGATTGTCAGCTTCATTGTCCCTATTATGTTGCACAAGAGCGATCGGGCCAAATAGAGTTACCCTCGATCGAGGATATCCCTGAAATCAATCCTTTTGTCTAATTTTGCCAATTTCGTCAGAATTCTCCGAGTCGGGAGATTGCTTTTATTTATTCTCCCCACACCCTACCCCCACTCTGCAATAATTACTCGCAGCCAGAAATGCGTTGGTTTGTTATCATACTTTGTGCTTGTTGTCAAAAAAACTTTTTTTTTGCAATAAAACTACACAAAAAAAAGATCATCGTTGTGGGTGAAATTGACTCATTTACCTGTCTTAATTAGGATTACCTTGTAGGTGTAGCAAGGGTTTCAACCATTGCCGCCCAAAAAAGTACAGAATAACCAACTATGAAATTCTACCAAATCGCTGTAACTATTGCAACATCGTTGTTAAATAAAAATATTTCTCAATTAATTGTTAAGAATTTATAAATATTGCGGAATGTTAATTTAAATATTCTCAAGTGTTTGTAGTCAATAAATAATTTTTGCTTATCTTTAGCTCAAAAACAATAGAACTCCTGCAAAAATCTCACATCTACCATTGGGTTAGGAGTCAGTATTCTCCGAGTCAGGAGATTATTTTTATTTATCCTTCCCATCCCCCACACCCCCATTCTCGACAATTCTTCTTCTCTGCGGCGTTAACCATGGTCGATAATAACAAAAGACAGATCGATCGCTTGCGCCCATGACCGGCAACCACTACCAAACCTTAGAAATCAGCCATAAATCGACCCCTGACGAGATTAAACAGGCCTACCGGCGTTTAGCCAGACAATTCCATCCCGATAGTCAAAACGATAGTGCCAGTCACGATAAAATCGTCGCTATTAACGCCGCCTACGAGATTTTAAGCGATCCGAGACTAAGAAAAGACTACGATAATCAACTAATCGCCAATTCTCCCGAAAAACGCGCCCAACGCACTGCCACCGTCCAAGCAGATTACCATCGTTACAAAGAAGCAGCCCGGGAAGACGAAGCCCTGGTCAAACAGTGGTATAACCAGACCTATAGCCCGATTAATCGTCTGATTGGTCAAATTATCCGGCCCCTCAAAGGTCAGATCGATCGCCTATCCGCCGATCCCTTCGATGATCAGTTAATGGCTGTTTTTCAAGACTATCTAGAAACCTGTCGCCAAAATCTCGATCGAGCCAAAACCCTCTTTTGCCAACGGCCCAACCCTGCCAAAATGGCCAAAGTGGCCGCTTCTCTTTACTACTGTCTCAATCATCTCACTGATGGATTAGAAGAATTAGAAACCTTTACCCTTAACTACGATGATCGCTCTCTCCACACCGGCCAAGAAATGTTTCGCATGGCCCAGCGTTTACAGGTGGAAGCTAAACAGATAGCCAGTCAGTGCCAAAATTAAATCTCTAGCCATGGGCAAAAAAAAAGACGAAAATAGATCAAGACCAGATTTACCCAACCCTAGCTTAACCCCGATGAGAGACAAACAATCAGAAATTACCAATATATCCACCACTAGAGATTCTGATCTTTATTCCTTGCCTCCGGCCGTCCAACGGGCTGCTAATATCCTTTTACGTCAGGGAAGAATCGGTTTTTGGACGCAGATTGTCCTAGGCGTGATTTCAGGGGTTTTATTACTCATTGCTACCGCTAGTTTATTAGGGACGAGACAACGCACTTCTGGCATTGAAATCGGTGTTTTGTGTGCCATTGGTGGAGCTTGTTTCTTGGTGGTTGCCATTTTCTTTTCTTCTCGTTACATGAAAATTGCCCGTCAAATGTTGAGGGGTGATCAAGATAGTCGCCCGAAAAAATCCGATACTATTCAGTTAATCCGTCAGGGTTTAATCGCTAATATTATCGGGATGTTTTTAACGATTTTGGGGGCGCAAGCTTTAGCGGGAATCGTCTTAATTAAATCCCTCAATGTTCCCCAAGGTACTTTTAATGTTGCCTCTAACCCCAGTCAATTTGTTAATTCTGTTGACCTGTTAATTGTGCAGGCTAATACTAATACAATTCTCGCTCACTTTACCGGTATCGTTACTTCTTTGTGGCTTCTTAATCGTATTACTTCTAAATAAATATGGCCATGCAACGCACTCGTTTAAGTACGCTGGCTAATGTCACCAGCAGTCGATTTAATAGCTTTTTTAGCAATCCTTGGCGGCGGATTTCCCTACGGATAATTTGTGTTTTATTTGGAACTTTTGCCGGTCAAGCAATTGTCACCACTGCTGGGCAAACTGCCCAATGGGATGTCACGGCTGCTGGTTTATTAGTGCTGTTTACAGAGGCGATTAGCCGGATTGTTTACCGACAAAGTTCTCAGGCTAAACCCGCACCGATTCTGCGAGAATCTTTCAATTTACTAAAAATTGGTGTCACCTATAGTTTATTTCTAGAGGCCTTTAAAATTGGCTCTTAAATATTTAATGCTCGCTGCCGTTTTCCTGTACCGATCCTAACTGTTATTTTTGTGCGATTTCTAACAGCACTTTTCTTACATTTCATCGGGGTTAATTCCAAGCAATCTCAGCCGTTCAGCCAGCCTTGTGGCTCTTTGTTCAGCCTCTTGTTTAGCCAAGCGTTCTTGAGATGCGATCGCCTCAGCCTGGTTCGCTCTTTCCGCTGCCGTTAGATAGCGATTTCCTGACTTGTCATACCAGTATAACCATTCCCGATACCAAGCAATATGTTCTCCTTTTTCGTAACCTAGTGCCAAGCCAATTTCAGGCAACCAAACTCGATTATTCTCACTCTCTAGAAGTTGATATTTTCCTGAGATTAATTTATATACTTCTAATCTTTGTCGGTTTTTAAATCTTCCTCTTCTGCCACTGAAAGGATTGTATATTGCATAATACTGAATCCCCAGGCTTTGGTAATTTAAGAATTTTTCCTCATATTCACTATTATACTTCTCGGAAATCACCTCTAAAAACAAAATCGGTAAGATGTACTTTTCTCCCCACAAAACATAGCTTAACCGGCCTCTTTCTCCCGTATCATGGTTGACTCCAACTGCTAAGAAACCATCGGGGACAAAAGCTGGTTCGTCTGGATTATAATAGACAGCCATATCTACCCCAAAATACCAATCATCTCGACCGGCCCAAATTGAGGCTAATAAACTTAGCAGCAGATTGGGAATATCATTCTGTAACTGATTGTCCACTGGAGTTTCGTCGGAAGATGGTAATTCTTCGGCGCTGGGAAGAGGGCGATTTTTGTTATAGGTGAGGTTAACCATAGCTCCTGCAAGCGTGGTGTTTGATTACTGCTAATTTTAACGGAAAATCTTGCCCCTTGCCTCATCTCAACAAGCAATTTAAATGCGCGGGCAGAGCTTATGCAACAAGATTTTTAGATTTATTCAGCCAGCCCTATTTAATGATCACTGCCGTTTTCCTGTACCGATCCTAACTGTTGACGCACATCATCGATCGCTAGATTTAACTGGGCAATTTTATCTTCTAAACTGCGGCGGGCCATTTCCATGCCTTCCTCTGGAGTCAAGCGCCCATTGCGGCTCCCCTCCAAAAAAGCTTGATTATCACCATCTCCTAAACTGCGACGGCTGCGATTAGCCAACACTGTCCCCAAAACACCGCCCACTAAACCACCGACAATCGCACCGGCTAAAAAACCGCCCGTAAACCCATCTCGCTGACTCATAATCCGTTTTTCTCCTAATAGGTTCCAAAAGCTCGATCGCCGGCATCGCCCAATCCCGGCACGATGTAACCGCGGCTATTTAATCCTTCATCGATAATAGCCGTATAGATGTTCAAACTGGGATAATTTTGACTCAATTTCTGTAAAGCTGGCGGAGCAGCCACCACGGAAATCAGGCGAATCAGGGCAGGATCAACGCCTCTGCTGGTAATTTCTGCCATTGCCATTGAAATTGATCCCCCCGTGGCTAACATCGGTTCCAGAATTAAGACTCTCGTGGCCGGATCAAAACTGGCCGGTAATTTATTTAAATAACAACTCGCCTCTAGGGTTTCCTCATTTCTGGCTAAACCGAGGTGATAGGTACTAGCTAGGGGTAAAAGGCTTTGCGCCCCTTCCAACAGGGCTAATCCTGCCCGTAAAATCGGGACTACGGCGATCGGTACGCTAGGATCGATAAAAGTAGCCGGACATTCTGCTAGAGGGGTTTTAACGCTAGTTTCCAGTGTCGGCAACCATTGCCGTGCTGCTTCGTAGGTTAACCAGCGGCCTAGTTCCGTCATCGCTGTTTTAAACAGTACCGAGGGGGTATTTTGATCGCGGGCGATCGCCAGCCAATGCTTAACTAGAGGATGTTCGGGAACATAGACGCGCAGTTGTAAAACCATGAAAACACTAGAACTCGATCGAGGGCTAAACTTTATCTTAAGGGAAAAAGCCTTCAGGAGTCAGTAATCAGTAATCAGTAATCAGTAATCAGTAATCAGCTTTTTTCTCCCTTCTCCCTTCTCCCTTCTCCCCACACCCTACACCCCTAACACCCAAAACTAGGTTAAAATAAAAAGCAAGCCAGAAGCTTGCGAGCGGCTTCTGACTTGGGGAATTTTAACGACGACGGGTTCTTTGTCGTCTCCGGGCTACTGCTTTACGCTTTCTCTTTTCTTGAGGGGTTTCAAAAAATTGATGCTTTTTGATATCCGCATAAATTCCCGCTTTCGCTACCTGTCGCTTAAAACGACGCAGGGCTGATTCGATCGCCTCGTTCTGACCAACTACCACTTGGGTCATTAACCTAATTCACCTCCTGTAATTGCTCTCTGCCTAAAAAATGCCAACTTCTCATTATAGCACAATCTAGGGTAAAAAGCGATCCAAGGCGGCCTTTAATTCTTCAATTTCTGTCTCGATATTACCTTCCTGGGCAGCCCGGGCAATACATTCGCTCAGATGTTCGTCGAGAATAATTCTGGCGACGCGATCAATCGCCCCGCGAATAGCGGCAATTTGCATCAAAACTTCAGGACAGGGACGATTTTCCGATACCATCGTCTTGATGCCGCGAATATGTCCTTCGATCCGCGAGAGACGGTTAATAATTTGCTTCAGGGAAGCTTCGCTATGGACGTGGGGAGTCCCTTTTAACTCGTGGTCATGTCCCGTCTCGTCGTGGTTGTGAAGGGGGTCGAAAGGGGTAATTTGATTAGTCAAGGGTTTACTGTCAATTCAGTTCTACTCTCTAGTGTGCCACAGTTGCGAACCCCAGCCCCTAGGATGGTTTTGTCCAGTTTAAATTTCCGTTCAGGGGTCAATGCAAGTCGCCCCTACAAAATAATGTTATTTTCCAATGGTAGGGGCGCATCGTGTGCGCCCAAGATGTAATATAGATATTTCGACAAAATTGAGATGCACCCAGTAACAATTCTCCCCTTGCAAGGGGAAGAAAATTAAAGTCTTTCTGATTTCAAGCTGCCGAAAACCAGCTGTGGTGACTGATCACTGATAACTGAAATAACCTACTATAGTTCAGATTGACCAGGAAAAAGATGATATTGACTTTACTATTAGCTTGGCTTTTAGTTGCTAACATGAATAGCCAAGGAGTTTTAGCAGCGACGATCGATTTTCAATGGTTGGGAAATCAAGGCTATACAGCTAAAGGTTCTTTCAGTTATGATGAAAAAACGGCCCCGACTATCTTTTCGGAAAAAGGTTCGGGAAAAACGCAAGTTTTAGAAAATTTTCAAGTATCTTTTTATGATAATAGTGGTCAAGAGATCGCTAAATACGATAATGTCAGCGAGGGAATTTCCTCGGCTAATTATTTTCAGTTTAATTTTAATACCAAAACTGGTCAAGTTTTCGGCTCGATCGATCTGGGGGGTGAAGGGATGGGGGAAATCTATCTTCAAGGGGTGGTTAACGATAATTTGGCACTCTTGCGGGTGGAGTCGGTAGATCTGGTCATGGATGAGGATGATTCACCAGAAATTATCACTCAGTTTTAACTAAATTGATCGGAAAAATAGGGATCATTCTAGCCTAATTTTTCTGCTAATTCTAACCAGCGATCGGTTAAATTATCAATTTTTTGAGTCAATTGAGCCAATTCTTCGGTCAGAGCGGTTATTTTGGTAAAATCTTCTAGGGGTTCTCCATAAAGTACCTGTTCAATTTCAGTTTTTCTTGCTTCTAAAATTGGTATTTGTTTTTCGATATCTTCGTATTCTTTTTTCTCTTTAAAAGAGATTTTCTTATTGACAGGTGACGGGGAAGCTTTAACAGTTTTTGGGGTGACTTTTTTTTCTTTTGGTTCCTCCTCCTCTTTTTTCTGATCGAGATAAAGGGAATAATTACCTGGATATTGACGGATATTACCCCCAGTTTCAAAAGCAAAAATAGTATCAACTACTCGATCGAGAAAATAGCGATCATGGGAAACGACAATCACACAACCGTTAAAGTCCTCTAAATATTCTTCTAAAATTGCTAAAGTCTGCACATCGAGATCATTGGTGGGTTCATCTAAGATTAAAACATTAGGCGCACTCATCAAAACTCGTAGTAAAAATAAGCGTCGTCTTTCTCCTCCAGAAAGTTTATAAATTGGTGCATACTGTTGATCGGGAGGAAAGAGAAATTTTTCTAACATCTGGGAAGCGGTGATGACGCTACCGTCTAGAGTTTTGACTAATTCGGCCACACTTTTCAGATATTCGATCACTCTTTGATTTTCATTGATATTGAGATCATCGGATTGTTGATCGAAGTAACCAATATGAATAGTGGAACCGATGTCAACCGTGCCTGAATCGGGGAGAATTTTCCCGGTAATAATATCCATGAGAGTAGATTTTCCTACCCCATTACTGCCAATAACACCGATGCGATCTTCGGGAGTAAAAATATAGGTAAAATCTTTAATTAAAGTGCGATCTCCGTAAGCTTTCGAGAGCTTTTCTACTTCAATAACTTTTTTGCCGATGCGTCTTCCTGCGGTGGCAATATCGACTTTTCCCTCCACCTGTTTAAATTCCTTAGTCCCCATTGCCTGAATGCGATCGATCCGCGCTTTTTGTTTGGTACTGCGCGCTTTTGGTCCCCGGGATAACCATTCTAATTCCCGTCGTAAAACTCCCGCGTGTTTGCGTTGACTACTGGCGATCGATTCTTCCGCTAAAGCTTTTTTTTCTAAAAAATAAGCGTAATTTCCCCCATAAGTATATAAATCTCCTCGATCGATTTCAATGATACGATTAGTCACTCGATCGAGAAAATAGCGATCGTGAGTAATTAATAATAATCCTCCCCGAAAACGGGACAAATAACTCTGTAACCACTCCACGGAAAGCGCATCTAAATGGTTTGTGGGTTCATCCATCAATAAACAGTCAGGATCGGCTAAAAGTGCGGTAGCGATGGCGATTCTTTTGCGATATCCCCCCGATAAATCTCCCACGCGAGCATTAAAATTATCGATGCCCAGTTTACTTAAAATAACTTTAGCATTGGTTTCTAAATCCCAGGCGGCAAGTTTATCAATTTGTTGCGAAACCCTTGACAAACGTTCCATAATAGTATCCAGATTTTCTGGCTCATGGACAAGGCGATCGGACAATTCCTCGTATTCCTTGATTAAAGTCATGCTTTCGCCACTATCAGCGAAAACCTGCTCTAAAACCGTTTTATCGTCGTCTAGATCGGGTTGCTGGGGTAAATAGACGATTTTCATCCCTGAATTGATTTGAATTTCGCCACCATCGATCGCTTCTAATCCGGCGATCATTTTCAATAGGGTCGATTTTCCCGATCCATTCGTACCGATCAGGCCGACTTTATCCCAATCATCGAGACTAAAACTGGCATCTTTGAGAATTTCCTTGATACCGAAGTCTTTTTTGAGCGATCGAACCGTCAGCAGTGTCATGATTCCCTAGAATAATCCTTCTTTTCTAGTGTAATGTCTGGACTAATGCAAGGGATAGATTAAAGTAGGGTCTGCTGAAAAAGTTTTTCCTGGGGTGTGGGGTTTTAAGCTAAGACGCATTTTAACCACCTATCCTTGGATTAGCTAAATCTCCCCCAGTCCCTGATCTCGATACCGTTCCCCGCTTCCATCCCAGAGTTGTGATTTCTTGATCGCCGTTACTCTCACCTGTGTGATAAATTATTAAAGTTTATTGCAAAGTATATTGACCTTGAGTCCCCTTACCTAGTTTTTGTGTGGTTCTGATACAGAACGTCGGGACATAAAAACAGTTATGCTGAAAAACTTGACTAGGCGGTTATTTCAGGTGTTTCAACCTTATTTGATGCCTAAACATTTCGCACTTATGAGAAACGCCGTACCTCTAAGTAGCAGGACAAAAGTAAAGTTAATTGTGGAGGCAAGGGAACAGGGAACGGAGAGACGATACAATAATTTTGAGGGAAAATATTAAAGACTATGGTGAAATTTTGGCGGAGATTAACGGTATTTTTGATTTCTTGTTTATTGCTGATTTCCCTAACTGCTTGTGGTAATCAAGTTAGACTAAATCAAGTGGTCATATCGGTATTAAGTGACCCAAAAACCTTTAATGCTGTTTTATCGGCCGAATCCCCGAATATTTTTGGTTTAACCTACGAAGGACTCTTAACAGAAAATCCCATTACTGGCAAAAAAGAACCGGTCTTGGCAGAGTCTTGGACAATTTCCGATGATAATTTGAGCATTATTTTTACTATGAGAGAGGGTTTAAAATGGTCGGATGGTCAACCCTTAACCGTTGATGACGTGGTTTTTACCTATAAGGAATTATATCTAAATCCTGATATTCCCAACAACTACCGCGATAGTTTAAGAATAGGATTAAAAAAAGAATTCCCGGTGATCACTAAACTAGATAATCGCAGAATCGAATTTAAACTACCCGAACCTTTTGCCCCTTTTTTAGATGCTGTCAGTTCACCGATTTTACCTAAACACGCTTTAGATAAAACTATTCAGAAAAAAAGCCCCGATGGTAGGTTAGAATTTCTCTCCACTTGGGGGTTAGATACTCCTCCCGATAAAATTGTTTTTAATGGTGCTTATAAACTAAAAGAATATATAACGGGACAAAGGATTATTTTTGAGAATAACCCTTACTATTGGAAAAAAGATGCCCAGGGACAACAATTACCCCATATAACTTCGGTAATTTGGGCAATTGTTGAATCTCAGGATACAACTTTACTGCAATTTCGATCGGGAAGTTTAGATTCTATTGGGGTAACTCCTGAATTTTTCTCCCTCTTAAAAACCGAAGAAGAAAGAGGTAATTTCACTATTTTTAATGGGGGACCTGCCTACGGAACCCAATTTATCAGTTTTAATCTCAACCAAGGAAAACGCGACGGAAAACCCCTAGTAGATGCGATTAAATCTAGGTGGTTTAATAACTTAAATTTCCGCCAAGCTATTGCCTACGGAATTAATCGTCAAAGAATGATTGATGATATCTATCGAGGATTGGGACAAGAACAAAATTCTTTTATTTCTATCCAATCGCCTTTTTACGATCAAACCCTGAAAGGTTACGATTACAATCCCGAAAAAGCCAAAGAATTATTATTAGAGGCAGGATTTAAGTATATTAGTGATAATCTGCTAGTCGATGCTGATAATAATCCCGTTCGATTTAACCTGATTACTAATGCAGGAAATAAAATCCGGGAAGCAATAGGGGCGCAAATTAAAAATGATTTAGCCGCCATAGGAATGCAAGTGGATTTTCAAGCGATCGCTTTTAGCAATTTAGTTGATAAACTGAGTAATAGTCTCGATTGGGAAGCACATATTTTAGGTTTTACTGGTGATAATGAACCCCACGCCCCTAATATTTGGTATGTAGATGGAAATCTCCACGCTTTTAACCAACAACCTCAACCCGGCAGCCCAGCAATTCAAGGCTGGCAAGCGGCGGATTGGGAGAAAAAAATCGCCGATTTATACGTCAAAGGTTCCCAAGAATTAGACTTTGAGAAGCGCAAAGTTATCTATAATGAAATTCAACAACTTCAACAGGAATACGTCCCGTTTATTTATCTAGTTAATCCCCTCGCTTTGGGGGCTGTGCGTAACTGCTTTGAAGGAATACAATTCTCCGCCTTGGGTGGTGCATTCTGGAATCTAGAAGAATTAAAGAAAACCTGTGGAGGTGTTTAATGACTCATTTTGGTTTACTCTGTCCTACAACCTCTGGACATATTTATTCTCTTCTACCTTTAGGAAAAGAGTTACAAAAACGCGGTCATCAAGTTACCTGTTTTTTAACTCTTGATGGTGAAGAAATGGTGCAAGCAGCCGGCTTAGATTTTCAGGCAATTGCACCCAACAAATATCCGAAAGGCACATCAGCCAAAAGTTTAGCCGAAATTGGTCAATTACGGGGAACAGCCGCCGTCCGACGCACGGTAGAATTAGTAACTGATTCTACAGCGACCCTCTTTGAAACTATCCCGCAAGAGATGCGTCGCTTGGGAATTGATGCCCTAATTGTCGATCAAGTCTCCGCCTCAGGGGGTACAATCGCAGAAAAATTAGCTATTCCCTTTATCAGTTTTTGTTCGGCATTGGTTTTAAATCGTGATCCGCTTATTCCGCCCTTTATGACCACTTGGGACTATAATCCCTCATTTATCGGGGTTATTCGCAATAAACTTGGCTATAAACTCCTTGACTCTCTGACTCGTCCCCTGAATGAGTTAATCAACCAGCAGCGTCAAGAATGGGGGTTAATTCCCTATCAAAACATCAATCAACGCTATTCTCCCCTTGCCCAAATTAGCCAACAACCTGCCGAATTCGAGTTTCCTCGGTCAAATTTACCCGCTCACTTTCACTTTACCGGTCCCTTTCACGATTCCTCCACTAGAAAAACGATTCCTTTTCCCTACGAAAAATTAACCGGACAACCCTTGATTTATGCTTCCCTCGGTACAATTCAAAATCGCCTACAATCGGCCTTTAATGCGATCGCCGAAGCCTGTGCCGATTTACCGGTACAATTAGTTTTATCCTTGGGCAATAGCGACTCTAACATTCAAATAACGACCAAAAACGCCCTAGTTGTTCCCTACGCTCCCCAATTAGAGCTTTTAACCAGAGCTTCTCTTACTATCACCCACGCAGGCTTAAATACTACCCTAGAATCCCTTGCCCAAGCTGTACCGATGGTGGCCATTCCCATCGCTAACGACCAACCGGGGGTATCTGCTCGGATAAAATGGTCGGGGACAGGGGAAGTGATTCCGATTTCCCGTCTAGAAGTTCCCCGTTTACGAAAGGCGATTGAAAAGGTGTTATCCTTCCCCAGTTACCGAGAAAATGCCCTCAGACTGCAAAAAGCGCTGCAGAAGACTGGAGGAGTCAAAATGGCCGCCGATATCGTCGAAAAAGCCATTGCTACCGGCCAACCCGTCCTATTAGATTGAACATTTCTGTGCTTTCTATCTAACGGCAAAGTTAGCCTGCTTTTGGGGCAGGGATTAGCGCAAAGGTGGTGTTATACTCAGACAAAGTACAGAAAGTCAAAATCCGTAACTTTCTTGAATCCATGCTGACAACTACTCAATTCGCGCCCCTGCTACAGCAATTGTCTTACTCCGATAAGGGACTTGCGCTTTGATAATGTACCTTTTGGGCGAACGCAGTTCGCCCCTACATTGTGGACAAAATCCGTTACTGTAGGGGCGCAATGCTTGCGCCCTCCACGCTGCGGGGGTTTGCTGATCACCCTAAGTAGGGGGAGAGCCTTCGAGATGTTAGGGACTTGCGCTTTGATAATCTGCCATCTGGC
Encoded here:
- a CDS encoding ABC transporter substrate-binding protein encodes the protein MVKFWRRLTVFLISCLLLISLTACGNQVRLNQVVISVLSDPKTFNAVLSAESPNIFGLTYEGLLTENPITGKKEPVLAESWTISDDNLSIIFTMREGLKWSDGQPLTVDDVVFTYKELYLNPDIPNNYRDSLRIGLKKEFPVITKLDNRRIEFKLPEPFAPFLDAVSSPILPKHALDKTIQKKSPDGRLEFLSTWGLDTPPDKIVFNGAYKLKEYITGQRIIFENNPYYWKKDAQGQQLPHITSVIWAIVESQDTTLLQFRSGSLDSIGVTPEFFSLLKTEEERGNFTIFNGGPAYGTQFISFNLNQGKRDGKPLVDAIKSRWFNNLNFRQAIAYGINRQRMIDDIYRGLGQEQNSFISIQSPFYDQTLKGYDYNPEKAKELLLEAGFKYISDNLLVDADNNPVRFNLITNAGNKIREAIGAQIKNDLAAIGMQVDFQAIAFSNLVDKLSNSLDWEAHILGFTGDNEPHAPNIWYVDGNLHAFNQQPQPGSPAIQGWQAADWEKKIADLYVKGSQELDFEKRKVIYNEIQQLQQEYVPFIYLVNPLALGAVRNCFEGIQFSALGGAFWNLEELKKTCGGV
- a CDS encoding glycosyltransferase, whose product is MTHFGLLCPTTSGHIYSLLPLGKELQKRGHQVTCFLTLDGEEMVQAAGLDFQAIAPNKYPKGTSAKSLAEIGQLRGTAAVRRTVELVTDSTATLFETIPQEMRRLGIDALIVDQVSASGGTIAEKLAIPFISFCSALVLNRDPLIPPFMTTWDYNPSFIGVIRNKLGYKLLDSLTRPLNELINQQRQEWGLIPYQNINQRYSPLAQISQQPAEFEFPRSNLPAHFHFTGPFHDSSTRKTIPFPYEKLTGQPLIYASLGTIQNRLQSAFNAIAEACADLPVQLVLSLGNSDSNIQITTKNALVVPYAPQLELLTRASLTITHAGLNTTLESLAQAVPMVAIPIANDQPGVSARIKWSGTGEVIPISRLEVPRLRKAIEKVLSFPSYRENALRLQKALQKTGGVKMAADIVEKAIATGQPVLLD